Part of the Rhodohalobacter sp. 614A genome is shown below.
AGAACGCACAACAATTGGAATATTCTGGAATTTCCTCGAAAAATTTTCAGTTTCTGCCGGCCAATTTGTTATTGGAATAGTTCTGGCCAGATTATTAGTTCCGGAAGATTTCGGGCTGATTGGCATGTTGTCCATCTTTATTGCGATTTCTCAGACTTTTATTGATAGTGGAATGGGGTCGGGGTTGATTCAAAAACAAGAGAAATCGATTAATGATTACTCTACTGTTTTTGTTTTTAATTTATTAGTAAGTGGAGCTGCTTATCTGATTTTGTTTTTTTCGGCTCCTTTTATTGCTGATTTTTACCAGAGGCCAATCCTTGTTCCATTAACCAGATCCCTTTCTTTAGTTCTGATATTAGGTGCCCTGTCGATTATTCAAAGAACAAAATTGACCATCGACATGGATTTTAAAACTCACGCCAAGGTAAATTCTATCTCTTTGATTTTGGGTGGTGGATTAGGAATCATCACAGCATTATACGGTTACGGCGTGTGGGCGCTGGTTGTAAAAACACTACTCATATCAGGGCTTCAAACAATCGGTTACTGGATGGTTGGGAATTGGTCGTTATCATTTCAGTTCTCTAAAAGATCATTTAGAGAGTTGTTTGGTTACGGTTCGAACCTACTCGCCGCATCTCTTTATGCACAATTACTGTCGGAACTTTATAATATTGTAATAGGGCGAGCTTATAATGCTGTTGAGCTTGGGTATTATACACAAATGAAGAA
Proteins encoded:
- a CDS encoding lipopolysaccharide biosynthesis protein, giving the protein MAKKSLKERTTIGIFWNFLEKFSVSAGQFVIGIVLARLLVPEDFGLIGMLSIFIAISQTFIDSGMGSGLIQKQEKSINDYSTVFVFNLLVSGAAYLILFFSAPFIADFYQRPILVPLTRSLSLVLILGALSIIQRTKLTIDMDFKTHAKVNSISLILGGGLGIITALYGYGVWALVVKTLLISGLQTIGYWMVGNWSLSFQFSKRSFRELFGYGSNLLAASLYAQLLSELYNIVIGRAYNAVELGYYTQMKKTGDIVASTITSVIRQVTFPLLASLQKDKVRLVSIFRRTIKMVAFVIIPTMTLLALLAEPLIIFLLGNKWQPVAPLLQLYCIAKLFYPMLTINLNILKATGRSDLFLKIDLIKFPLLIGTLLVTVPISVKAMVIGQIFVVLISSYMNCYYSGKYFNYGYLKQVKDMAPFIVATAGMGIVVFVALLNIDSNALKLLTGIPVGLITYTAIAYFMKLEEVNEFKYLIHNFLLKKLDNNRNG